The Halarchaeum grantii genome includes a window with the following:
- a CDS encoding DCC1-like thiol-disulfide oxidoreductase family protein: MTDASDERGARDEYTPRLVYDDDCGFCTWCAERALEVGEFEAVGFSELTPDQRARLPADYETSAHLLTDDAVYSAGEAVEQALVRMVPELGGVVSELREFELYREVREGLYRWGADHRDWWGKIVSATPPARE; encoded by the coding sequence ATGACCGACGCGAGCGACGAACGCGGCGCGCGCGACGAGTACACGCCGCGCCTCGTCTACGACGACGACTGTGGCTTCTGCACGTGGTGCGCCGAGCGCGCGCTCGAAGTCGGCGAGTTCGAGGCCGTGGGCTTCTCCGAGCTCACGCCCGACCAGCGCGCGCGCCTCCCCGCCGACTACGAGACCTCCGCACACCTCCTCACGGACGACGCGGTGTACTCGGCGGGCGAAGCCGTCGAGCAGGCGCTCGTCCGCATGGTCCCCGAACTCGGCGGCGTCGTCTCCGAGCTCCGCGAGTTCGAGCTCTATCGCGAGGTCCGCGAGGGCCTCTACCGGTGGGGAGCCGACCACCGCGACTGGTGGGGGAAGATCGTCAGCGCGACGCCGCCGGCGCGCGAGTAG
- a CDS encoding type 1 glutamine amidotransferase, whose amino-acid sequence MERLRIALLNAAHDPADTARNFRREVDGDLVEFHVAGGELPEGYDFDAVVVTGSRASVYWDEEEWIAPTREWVASAHERGLPILGVCFGHQLVAAALGGTVEGMDEYEIGYREVTHDGSDRLFDGVDSEFTVFTTHSDAVTELPPNAELLAENDYGIHAFRRGNAYGVQFHPEYDTETAERVTVRKDDLAEERKAAVLDGITAENYDAACEAKRLFDNFCAFAAARTPRAAD is encoded by the coding sequence ATGGAGCGCCTCCGCATCGCGTTGCTGAACGCCGCCCACGACCCCGCCGACACCGCGCGGAACTTCCGCCGCGAGGTGGACGGGGACCTCGTCGAGTTCCACGTCGCCGGCGGGGAACTCCCCGAGGGCTACGACTTCGACGCGGTCGTCGTCACGGGGTCGCGGGCGTCGGTCTACTGGGACGAGGAGGAGTGGATCGCGCCGACCCGTGAGTGGGTCGCGAGCGCGCACGAGCGCGGCCTCCCGATCCTCGGCGTCTGTTTCGGCCACCAGCTCGTCGCGGCCGCGCTCGGCGGCACCGTCGAGGGGATGGACGAGTACGAGATCGGCTACCGCGAGGTGACGCACGACGGCTCCGACCGGCTCTTCGACGGCGTCGACTCCGAGTTCACGGTGTTCACGACGCACTCGGACGCCGTCACGGAGCTCCCACCGAACGCGGAGCTGCTCGCGGAGAACGACTACGGCATCCACGCCTTCCGGCGCGGGAACGCCTACGGCGTCCAGTTCCACCCCGAGTACGACACGGAGACGGCCGAGCGCGTCACCGTCCGGAAGGACGACCTCGCCGAGGAGCGCAAGGCGGCCGTCCTCGACGGTATCACGGCGGAGAACTACGACGCGGCCTGCGAGGCCAAGCGGCTCTTCGATAACTTCTGTGCGTTCGCGGCGGCGCGGACGCCGCGCGCGGCGGACTGA
- a CDS encoding cupin domain-containing protein, with the protein MHTVSLAEQDSRMGPASTVYALTDALGASELALNYYELEPGESTSYGYHAHEDQEEVFYVESGELTFRIPDGEVTVGEHELVRFGPGEFQRSENTGDDTAVVLAMGAPQDPGGTVLRRECEACGGETRHGVELADAADEILVRCEDCGEITGRYE; encoded by the coding sequence ATGCACACCGTCTCGCTCGCAGAGCAGGACTCCCGGATGGGACCGGCCTCGACCGTCTACGCGCTGACGGACGCGCTCGGCGCGAGCGAACTCGCGCTCAACTACTACGAGCTCGAACCCGGCGAATCGACGTCGTACGGCTATCACGCCCACGAGGACCAAGAGGAGGTCTTCTACGTCGAATCCGGCGAGCTCACGTTCCGCATTCCCGACGGGGAGGTCACCGTCGGCGAGCACGAACTCGTCCGCTTCGGGCCCGGCGAGTTCCAGCGCTCCGAGAACACCGGCGACGACACCGCCGTCGTCCTCGCGATGGGCGCGCCACAGGACCCCGGCGGGACCGTCCTCCGGCGCGAGTGCGAGGCCTGCGGCGGCGAGACGCGTCACGGCGTCGAGCTCGCCGACGCCGCCGACGAGATACTCGTCCGCTGCGAGGACTGCGGCGAAATCACGGGGCGCTACGAATGA